In Plasmodium reichenowi strain SY57 chromosome 5, whole genome shotgun sequence, the following proteins share a genomic window:
- a CDS encoding hypothetical protein (conserved Plasmodium protein, unknown function), with protein sequence MNENNDIIENNNKAYVDPKMYNKFKNDGSFLQQVLAMQKKKKTRKFKEDEGNNSKKKKLKNKENIDDNATEKINSLDGNIEDEREIEIKNEYIEQINKMKEQGFFTDKGIGAGLVK encoded by the exons atgaatgaaaataatgatataattgaaaataataacaagGCTTATGTAGATCCTAAGATGTACAATAAGTTTAAAAATGATGGATCTTTCTTACAGCAG GTTCTAGCGATGcagaagaaaaagaaaaccCGAAAATTTAAAGAAGACGAGGGTAACAATTctaagaaaaaaaaattaaaaaataaagaaaatatagatGATAATGCTACGGAGAAAATCAATTCCTTAGATGGAAACATAGAAGATGAAAGagaaatagaaataaaaaatgagtACATTGAACAAATCAACAAAATGAAAGAGCAAGGATTCTTTACGGACAAGGGGATAGGAGCTGGGCTAgttaaataa